The Methanomassiliicoccales archaeon genome has a segment encoding these proteins:
- the aspS gene encoding aspartate--tRNA ligase, which yields MLRTHHCGQLSKDDLGKRVTLAGWVRFYRDHGGVLFYDIADSHGSTQAVFDPEATNSGDLERLETSLNNIGREFVLTVTGVVRDRVEGTADPRNPTGQIEVLIEKAKVLSRSKVIPFEVAEQKNSMLPGEDLRLKYRYLDLRRKEMNANLRFRSKIISSTRHFLENEDFMEVETPMLTRSSREGARDFLVPSRTMPGQFYALPQSPQLYKQMLMVGGVERYFQIARCFRDEDSRADRQPEFTQLDLEMSFVEMEDILSIVERMYVSVWKDMFNETLSTPFPRISLKDALAKYGTDAPDVRFGLEMKEVTDLVREAPYEIFQKILAKGGVVTCINLKSSMLKEQDADGSVGRKQVDRLIEWAKSQGMGGLTWMRMTPEGLSSNIVKYFPESVRTALAERTGAENGDLLLFLAGPRESTLKAGGQLRLKLARDLGLLDGKAHQFIWLVSCPLFQKDPATGGLTSFHHPFVRPVGDVIPEGKDCEKAIGHSYDLVLDGSEIGSGSLRNHDPEMQRRMFRILGMDEETMQREFDFFLEALEYGAPPHGGIGMGMDRLCSILLGCESIRDVIAFPKNKKFQSLLDGAPTKVEEAKLTELQLLCLAEEDKED from the coding sequence ATGTTGAGGACACACCATTGTGGACAATTGAGTAAGGATGACCTTGGCAAGCGAGTGACCCTCGCCGGTTGGGTAAGGTTCTACAGGGACCATGGGGGCGTGCTCTTCTACGACATAGCTGACTCCCACGGGAGCACCCAGGCGGTGTTCGACCCTGAGGCCACCAACAGCGGGGACTTGGAACGGTTGGAGACTTCCTTGAATAATATCGGTCGGGAGTTCGTCCTGACCGTCACCGGCGTGGTCAGGGACCGCGTGGAGGGCACCGCCGACCCGCGCAACCCTACTGGACAGATCGAGGTCCTCATCGAGAAGGCCAAGGTGCTCAGCCGCTCCAAGGTCATACCCTTCGAGGTGGCCGAGCAGAAGAACTCCATGCTGCCTGGCGAGGACCTGCGCCTGAAGTACCGTTACCTGGACCTGAGACGGAAGGAGATGAACGCCAACCTCAGGTTCCGTTCCAAGATCATCTCGAGCACCCGCCATTTCCTCGAGAACGAGGATTTCATGGAAGTGGAGACGCCCATGTTGACCCGCAGCAGCCGCGAAGGCGCCAGGGACTTCCTGGTCCCCTCCCGCACCATGCCCGGGCAGTTCTACGCCCTGCCGCAGTCACCGCAGCTCTACAAGCAGATGCTGATGGTCGGAGGGGTGGAGCGTTACTTCCAGATCGCCCGCTGCTTCCGCGACGAGGACAGCCGCGCGGACCGCCAGCCGGAGTTCACCCAGTTGGACCTGGAGATGTCCTTCGTGGAGATGGAGGATATCCTGAGCATAGTGGAGCGCATGTACGTCTCCGTGTGGAAGGACATGTTCAACGAGACGCTCTCAACCCCGTTCCCGCGCATCAGCCTCAAGGACGCCCTGGCCAAGTATGGCACGGACGCCCCGGACGTGCGCTTCGGCCTGGAGATGAAGGAGGTGACCGACCTGGTCAGGGAAGCTCCCTACGAGATATTCCAGAAGATCCTGGCCAAGGGAGGTGTGGTCACCTGCATCAACTTGAAGTCGTCCATGCTCAAGGAGCAGGACGCCGACGGCTCGGTGGGGCGCAAGCAGGTGGACCGGCTCATAGAGTGGGCCAAGTCCCAGGGCATGGGAGGGCTCACCTGGATGCGCATGACCCCGGAGGGACTGAGCTCTAACATCGTGAAGTACTTCCCGGAGAGCGTCCGGACCGCCCTGGCCGAAAGGACCGGGGCCGAGAACGGCGATCTATTGCTGTTCCTGGCCGGACCGCGGGAATCCACGCTCAAGGCCGGCGGACAGCTGCGCCTTAAGCTGGCCCGGGACCTGGGGCTGCTGGACGGAAAAGCCCATCAGTTCATCTGGCTGGTATCCTGCCCTCTGTTCCAGAAGGACCCGGCGACCGGCGGTCTGACCAGTTTCCATCATCCGTTCGTGCGACCTGTCGGTGACGTCATCCCGGAGGGCAAGGATTGCGAGAAGGCCATAGGCCACTCCTACGACCTGGTCCTGGACGGCAGCGAGATTGGCTCCGGTTCCCTGAGGAACCACGACCCGGAGATGCAGCGTCGTATGTTCCGCATCCTGGGCATGGACGAGGAGACCATGCAGCGGGAGTTCGACTTCTTCCTGGAAGCTTTGGAGTACGGCGCCCCGCCCCACGGCGGCATCGGCATGGGCATGGACCGCCTGTGCTCCATATTGCTGGGCTGCGAGAGCATACGCGATGTGATCGCCTTCCCCAAGAACAAGAAGTTCCAGTCCCTGCTTGACGGCGCGCCAACGAAGGTGGAGGAGGCCAAGCTCACCGAGCTGCAGCTTCTCTGTCTGGCCGAAGAGGACAAGGAAGACTAA